In Lactococcus paracarnosus, a genomic segment contains:
- a CDS encoding LrgB family protein: MKDVFSNPLFGLTVSIFAYFIAAQIHRKWTNPATNPLLVAVIMVIVFLKLTGISYKAYYVGGSYLNTLIIPSTVALGIPLFQAFKLMKFHVRSILSGVIIGAIVNTALTAVLAKLFGMNYFLAISLFPKSVTTAMAVGITSKMGGMATITLVVVVLTGIISSVVGPVLLDLFGIKDRVAKGVALGGTGHAIGTGAAMQLGQIEGAMAGLSIGVTGIVYVIVSPIIAAIILK; this comes from the coding sequence ATGAAAGATGTCTTTTCAAATCCGCTCTTTGGCTTAACCGTCTCAATTTTTGCCTACTTTATCGCAGCTCAAATCCATCGCAAGTGGACAAATCCAGCAACTAATCCTTTATTAGTAGCCGTTATCATGGTGATTGTCTTTCTCAAGCTAACAGGCATATCTTATAAAGCTTATTATGTTGGTGGGTCGTATCTCAATACCTTGATTATTCCATCTACTGTTGCATTGGGTATCCCCCTATTTCAAGCATTCAAGCTAATGAAGTTTCATGTCCGCAGTATTTTGTCAGGTGTGATTATCGGCGCAATCGTAAACACGGCACTAACAGCTGTACTAGCAAAACTATTTGGCATGAATTATTTTCTAGCCATCAGCCTATTTCCAAAATCAGTAACCACGGCAATGGCTGTCGGTATCACCAGTAAAATGGGGGGGATGGCAACCATTACCTTAGTTGTTGTGGTGCTCACCGGGATCATTAGTTCGGTGGTTGGTCCAGTCTTACTGGATCTATTTGGGATCAAAGATCGTGTTGCCAAAGGTGTTGCTTTAGGTGGGACGGGTCATGCGATTGGGACAGGAGCAGCGATGCAGTTGGGTCAGATAGAAGGGGCAATGGCTGGTTTATCGATTGGTGTGACAGGTATCGTTTATGTCATCGTTAGTCCGATTATTGCTGCAATTATCTTAAAATAA
- a CDS encoding CHAP domain-containing protein, whose product MLKEKKIFITAAATALFLAPALAPVGHVFADSSSLQARNSVLASEQQTAHINGVYHVDQLVQFNGKWYVVDNGIAIPPIDYNNYIPVGPLTVTDNSGNALSDQTLHKGSYFTFGQGQFSVINLTNNTVALNIGGEAVSFNRNAFGNRLVLSDKIPAAKFKVGDKVEISNIATSETNGYNLIPHRNWKGTIKSVSQLKYSSSNWEYCVEYPNGQQNVHVAEQDIIIDSQSPSIDLAQIKQAGINGFNSGGWSYPSGQCTSFVAGILASQGVNTSQFTFLGNGADWAGNARARGIRVDMTPSVGAVVSFNGVPPYYSAPYGHAAYITQVNSNGTFHVYEGNWLGTSFHERDVPLDNAVAGIIHF is encoded by the coding sequence ATGTTAAAAGAAAAAAAAATTTTCATTACAGCAGCGGCCACAGCTTTATTTCTAGCTCCGGCACTAGCTCCGGTAGGTCATGTATTTGCGGATTCTTCGTCTTTACAGGCAAGAAATTCAGTTCTTGCCTCAGAACAGCAAACGGCTCACATTAATGGGGTTTATCATGTTGACCAGCTAGTTCAATTTAATGGGAAATGGTATGTTGTTGATAACGGCATTGCAATCCCGCCAATTGACTATAATAACTATATCCCTGTTGGCCCACTTACGGTAACTGACAATAGTGGTAATGCGTTATCTGATCAAACGTTACACAAAGGATCCTACTTTACTTTTGGACAAGGTCAATTCTCTGTTATAAATCTTACAAATAATACTGTTGCACTTAATATTGGGGGAGAAGCTGTTTCATTTAATCGAAATGCTTTTGGTAATAGACTTGTATTATCGGATAAAATACCGGCGGCTAAGTTTAAAGTCGGAGATAAAGTCGAAATTTCAAATATAGCTACCTCAGAAACTAACGGTTATAATCTTATTCCTCATAGAAACTGGAAAGGGACTATTAAATCGGTGTCTCAACTTAAATATTCTAGTTCTAACTGGGAATATTGTGTCGAATATCCAAATGGACAACAAAATGTCCATGTTGCAGAGCAAGATATCATCATAGACAGCCAGTCACCTTCAATTGATCTTGCACAAATAAAACAAGCAGGAATTAACGGTTTTAACTCTGGTGGATGGAGCTACCCTTCTGGTCAATGTACTAGTTTTGTTGCTGGTATTTTAGCTTCTCAAGGCGTTAATACAAGTCAATTCACTTTTTTAGGCAATGGAGCTGATTGGGCAGGAAATGCTAGAGCTAGAGGTATAAGAGTAGATATGACTCCTTCTGTTGGTGCAGTAGTATCTTTTAATGGTGTTCCTCCATATTATAGTGCACCTTATGGCCACGCTGCTTATATCACACAAGTAAACTCAAATGGTACTTTTCATGTTTATGAGGGGAATTGGTTAGGAACATCTTTTCATGAACGTGATGTTCCTCTAGATAACGCAGTTGCCGGGATAATCCATTTTTGA
- a CDS encoding TrkH family potassium uptake protein, which translates to MKPPQLIIFVFLTVILIGSIFLALPISDQNGQATSYLDSLFMAVSATCVTGLAVVNTAEHWNTFGQVVILIMVEVGGLGFMSFLVLLLNMTGQHPSFKSKMMIRDAYSFTSINGGVNLVKSVIKLSLMTQLIGALLLSVDFIPRFGWGKGIWFSVFHAISAHSNAGFDLFETSLFQFKDNPYVLFVMSLLILSGSFGFIVWFDLINFRSIKKITLHSRLALTMTTVLVVAGTLLYSLLNLKSFDGHIISYMAQNFFLSITPRSGGFTFSNYNATSYASLVLTMILMFIGGTSGSTAGGVKTTTFGILILNIKAIFANRNSTIYHERRIPRRIISRVYEIVFIYIGIIFTSAFILLITEHLPKNNGIEYVFFEVISALATVGLSLGLTPELTAIGKVTIMILMFIGRIGIMTVIYAVGSHAKIDEELIQYPDEEIVVG; encoded by the coding sequence ATGAAACCACCGCAACTGATTATCTTTGTCTTTCTAACGGTCATTTTGATTGGCTCTATCTTTTTAGCATTGCCGATATCCGATCAAAATGGTCAGGCTACTTCTTATTTAGACAGTTTATTTATGGCTGTATCTGCAACCTGTGTGACGGGTTTAGCAGTTGTTAATACTGCTGAGCACTGGAACACCTTTGGACAGGTCGTCATTTTAATCATGGTCGAAGTAGGCGGGCTAGGCTTTATGAGCTTTTTGGTCTTGTTGTTAAATATGACAGGACAACATCCCTCGTTTAAGTCCAAGATGATGATTCGTGATGCCTATAGTTTTACCAGTATTAATGGTGGGGTAAATCTGGTCAAATCAGTTATTAAACTGTCCTTAATGACACAGCTGATTGGTGCTTTATTATTAAGTGTAGATTTCATACCAAGATTTGGTTGGGGGAAAGGGATCTGGTTTAGTGTCTTTCATGCCATATCGGCGCATTCAAATGCAGGATTTGACTTGTTTGAGACCTCATTATTTCAGTTTAAAGATAATCCCTATGTCTTATTTGTCATGAGTTTGTTGATTTTATCAGGGTCATTTGGTTTTATCGTTTGGTTTGACTTGATTAATTTTCGGTCAATCAAAAAAATTACCCTGCATTCTCGTTTGGCTTTAACCATGACCACTGTCTTGGTAGTCGCTGGCACGCTCTTGTACAGTCTATTAAACCTCAAGTCGTTTGATGGGCATATCATCAGCTATATGGCACAAAACTTTTTCCTAAGTATCACGCCACGTTCTGGCGGCTTTACCTTTAGTAACTATAACGCAACAAGTTACGCTAGCCTTGTCCTAACCATGATTTTGATGTTTATCGGTGGGACATCAGGTTCGACTGCTGGTGGGGTAAAGACGACGACTTTTGGGATATTAATCCTGAATATTAAGGCAATTTTTGCCAATCGTAATAGTACCATATACCATGAACGACGTATCCCTAGGCGAATTATAAGCCGTGTCTATGAAATTGTGTTCATCTATATCGGTATTATCTTCACCTCTGCCTTTATTTTATTAATAACGGAACATCTACCCAAAAATAATGGCATCGAGTACGTGTTTTTCGAAGTGATTTCTGCCCTTGCTACAGTCGGCTTATCCTTGGGACTAACACCAGAGTTGACAGCTATTGGCAAGGTAACGATCATGATTTTGATGTTTATCGGTCGAATCGGGATTATGACGGTGATTTATGCAGTCGGTAGTCATGCAAAAATAGATGAAGAGTTGATCCAATATCCAGATGAGGAAATCGTTGTTGGGTAA
- the topA gene encoding type I DNA topoisomerase, giving the protein MTILYRKLALYMVATTSEEKAVTKTPVKKTAAKKATAKKTTTKTAATKTAAKATSTKKPAVKKAATKAAAAKKPTSVKKPAKKKAASKIKKNLVIVESPAKAKTIEKYLGRNYRVVASVGHIRDLKKSTMSVDIENDYEPQYINIRGKGPLINSLKKEAKNAKAVYLASDPDREGEAISWHLAHILGLDVHDKNRVVFNEITKDAVKDAFKEPRSIDLDLVDAQQARRILDRLVGYSISPILWKKIKKGLSAGRVQSIALKLIIDRENEINAFIPEEYWSIEGDFKKGTKKFPGSFYGLDGKKKKLEKNSDVLEVMARLTSDDFTVDKVDKKERRRNAPLPYTTSSLQQDSANKINFRARKTMSVAQQLYEGITLGPNGHQGLITYMRTDSTRISPVAQAAAASYIVSTFGEAYSKHGSKVKNVAGAQDAHEAIRPSNVLNTPENIAKYLDKDQLKLYRLIWNRFVASQMTPAVFDTVKVNLSQNGVMFTSNGSQVKFDGYMAVYNDADKNKMLPEMAAGDLVKKVSIKPEQHFTQPPARYSEATLIKILEEIGVGRPSTYAPTLETIQRRYYVKLSAKRFEPTELGEIVNNMVVEFFPNIVNTAFTVEMERSLDDVEHGSRQWVKVVDEFYRPFALELEKAETEIEKIQIKDEPAGFDCDICGHAMVIKLGKYGKFYACSNFPDCRNTKAIVKEIGVICPTCHEGQVIERKSKRNRIFYGCARYPDCEFTSWDKPIGRDCPKCNQFLVEKKVRGGGKQVVCSNGDYEEEKVK; this is encoded by the coding sequence TTGACAATACTTTATAGAAAGTTGGCACTGTACATGGTCGCAACGACATCAGAAGAAAAAGCAGTAACCAAAACGCCAGTAAAAAAAACAGCAGCGAAAAAAGCAACAGCTAAAAAGACAACAACAAAAACGGCAGCAACAAAAACGGCTGCTAAAGCTACATCTACAAAAAAGCCAGCAGTAAAAAAAGCAGCTACTAAGGCAGCGGCAGCTAAAAAGCCGACTTCAGTAAAGAAGCCAGCTAAAAAGAAAGCTGCTTCAAAGATCAAAAAGAACCTTGTTATCGTCGAATCGCCAGCCAAAGCTAAGACCATCGAAAAATACCTCGGTCGTAATTATAGAGTGGTCGCTTCTGTCGGGCATATTCGTGATTTGAAAAAATCAACCATGTCTGTCGATATCGAAAATGATTATGAACCACAATATATTAATATTCGTGGTAAAGGACCCTTGATTAACTCCTTAAAAAAAGAGGCTAAGAATGCCAAAGCCGTCTATCTGGCAAGTGACCCGGATAGAGAAGGAGAAGCAATCTCTTGGCACTTAGCGCATATTTTAGGACTAGACGTTCATGATAAAAATCGTGTTGTCTTTAATGAGATTACAAAAGATGCAGTTAAGGATGCCTTCAAAGAACCACGTTCTATAGATTTAGATTTAGTGGATGCCCAACAAGCAAGACGGATTTTAGACCGATTGGTCGGGTACTCTATTTCACCGATTCTATGGAAAAAAATTAAGAAAGGCTTATCAGCAGGACGTGTTCAGTCGATTGCTCTTAAGCTAATTATTGATCGGGAAAATGAAATTAATGCCTTTATTCCTGAAGAATACTGGTCTATAGAGGGTGATTTTAAAAAAGGGACTAAGAAATTTCCAGGTAGTTTCTATGGTCTTGATGGTAAGAAGAAAAAACTAGAAAAGAATTCAGATGTCTTAGAAGTTATGGCACGCCTGACGTCAGATGACTTTACAGTCGATAAGGTTGATAAAAAAGAACGTCGCAGAAATGCACCGCTACCTTATACAACCTCTTCTTTACAACAAGATTCTGCTAATAAAATTAATTTTAGAGCTAGAAAAACGATGTCAGTTGCTCAGCAATTGTATGAAGGTATCACACTTGGTCCTAATGGCCATCAAGGTTTGATTACCTATATGAGAACTGACTCAACACGGATCTCACCTGTTGCCCAAGCTGCAGCTGCAAGCTACATCGTGTCTACATTTGGTGAAGCCTATAGTAAACATGGCAGTAAGGTCAAGAATGTAGCTGGCGCGCAAGACGCCCATGAAGCAATTCGGCCGTCAAATGTGCTCAATACGCCAGAGAACATCGCCAAGTATCTGGATAAAGACCAGTTAAAACTCTATCGTTTGATTTGGAATCGGTTTGTTGCCAGCCAAATGACTCCTGCTGTATTTGATACGGTCAAAGTAAATCTGTCTCAAAACGGTGTCATGTTTACGTCAAACGGCTCTCAAGTCAAATTTGATGGGTATATGGCAGTCTATAATGATGCGGATAAAAATAAAATGCTACCTGAGATGGCTGCTGGAGATTTGGTTAAGAAAGTATCGATTAAACCAGAGCAACATTTCACGCAACCACCAGCACGTTATAGTGAAGCAACGCTGATTAAGATACTTGAAGAAATTGGTGTGGGGCGACCGTCTACCTATGCACCGACTTTAGAAACAATCCAACGGCGTTATTACGTTAAACTATCCGCTAAACGCTTTGAACCGACAGAACTTGGTGAAATCGTCAATAACATGGTTGTTGAATTTTTCCCTAATATTGTCAATACAGCCTTTACCGTAGAGATGGAGCGCTCATTAGATGATGTTGAGCATGGTAGCCGGCAATGGGTTAAGGTCGTAGATGAATTCTATCGTCCTTTTGCACTCGAACTTGAAAAAGCTGAAACTGAAATCGAAAAAATTCAGATTAAGGATGAACCTGCTGGATTTGACTGTGATATTTGTGGCCATGCTATGGTCATCAAACTTGGCAAATATGGTAAGTTTTATGCATGTAGTAATTTCCCAGATTGCCGCAATACTAAAGCTATCGTTAAGGAAATCGGTGTGATCTGTCCGACCTGTCATGAAGGACAAGTCATTGAACGTAAATCAAAACGTAATCGGATATTCTATGGCTGTGCACGCTATCCTGACTGTGAGTTTACTTCATGGGACAAACCAATCGGTCGAGACTGTCCAAAATGTAATCAGTTCTTGGTCGAGAAGAAAGTCCGTGGTGGAGGTAAACAAGTCGTTTGTAGTAATGGTGACTATGAAGAAGAAAAGGTTAAGTAA
- a CDS encoding potassium channel family protein, whose translation MKSFCVIGLGKFGSSVVKSLINSGHEVVAIDTDAKKIDDHKDIATHVMIADATDERVLKNIEIDKFDGVVVAIGRNVQASILTTMIVIESGAKNVVAKATTDVQIKVLTKIGASKIIEPEKDAGNRVADTLTHPDIAEYLDLSDDYSFAKIVVKNTKFKGLTLYQANLTQDYQVNVAFIKKTDGTAGIGKHDTVIDLDDVLYVVGNKQDIEKFSEII comes from the coding sequence ATGAAAAGTTTTTGTGTGATAGGACTTGGCAAGTTTGGCTCTAGTGTCGTAAAAAGTCTGATAAACAGTGGCCATGAAGTCGTGGCAATTGATACAGATGCCAAAAAGATTGATGACCATAAAGATATTGCAACCCATGTTATGATTGCAGATGCAACCGATGAACGTGTTTTGAAAAACATCGAGATTGATAAGTTTGATGGTGTCGTTGTAGCCATTGGTCGAAATGTGCAAGCGAGTATTTTAACGACGATGATTGTCATCGAAAGTGGTGCTAAAAATGTTGTTGCCAAGGCAACGACAGATGTCCAAATTAAGGTCTTGACTAAGATCGGTGCTAGTAAAATTATCGAACCTGAAAAGGATGCAGGTAACCGAGTAGCTGATACGTTAACACACCCAGATATTGCAGAATATCTTGATTTATCAGATGACTATTCCTTTGCAAAAATCGTTGTTAAAAATACCAAATTTAAAGGCTTAACACTCTACCAAGCAAATCTGACACAGGATTATCAAGTAAATGTCGCCTTTATCAAAAAAACAGATGGTACAGCCGGTATTGGTAAACATGATACGGTCATCGATTTAGATGATGTACTCTATGTGGTCGGCAACAAGCAAGATATAGAAAAATTTTCAGAAATTATATAA
- the parC gene encoding DNA topoisomerase IV subunit A, which yields MSNVQKLSLEEIMGDRFGRYSKYIIQERALPDIRDGLKPVQRRILYSMNKDGNTFEKGYRKSAKSVGNIMGNYHPHGDSSIYDAMVRLSQDWKMGQVLVEMHGNNGSMDGDPPAAMRYTEARLSEISTYLLQDIDKNTVPFAWNFDDTEKEPTVLPASFPNLLVNGSTGISAGYATDIPTHNLGEVIDATVYMIDHPAATVDKLMDFLPGPDFPTGAIIQGKSEIKRAYETGKGKVVVRSKTAIEELKGGKKEIVVTEIPYELNKATLVKKIDDVRVNAKVAGIAEVRDESDRDGLRIAIELKKDADAELILNYLLKYTDLQVNYNFNMVAIDHATPQQVGIIPILSSYIQHKREIIRSRSLFDREKAEKRLHIVEGLIRVLSILDEVIALIRASDNKADARENLMASYDFSEAQAEAIVTLQLYRLTNTDVVTLQSEEAELKERILTLSAIINDEKTMFNVMKRELREVKKKFDQPRKSVLVDEVVTIEVEAASLIVKEETIVSVTRSGYVKRTTPRSFGASKLTEIGKREDDVLLFHQPALTTQHLLMFTTLGNVIYRPIHELDDVKWKDIGTHCSSLVNNFSQDEAILFAYILDDFETVTSQLLITTKFGLIKQVQLSDFRPWRTYRSKSLQFAKFKQADDVVIGLEFAQNLDIMLVTYNGYALRFPSTDVPLVGPKAAGVKAMNLKDADFIVASYFVSTDSFYVLTQRGALKRVKFNDLPAKSRAGRGLQILRELKKAPHKVVSSGTIKNSYGGDLFAEADQEMQVLQVISNTDTLFEINLPDLNILERTSNGSFIFDEAKELGVKSSKIK from the coding sequence ATGAGCAATGTACAAAAACTCTCTTTAGAAGAAATTATGGGTGACCGTTTTGGTCGCTATTCAAAATATATCATTCAGGAGCGGGCGTTACCTGATATTCGTGATGGCCTAAAACCTGTGCAACGTCGGATTCTCTATTCGATGAACAAGGATGGTAATACCTTTGAAAAAGGGTATCGTAAGTCAGCCAAATCAGTCGGTAATATTATGGGTAACTATCATCCACATGGTGATAGTTCGATTTATGATGCCATGGTCCGCCTATCTCAGGATTGGAAGATGGGGCAAGTTCTCGTTGAAATGCACGGGAATAACGGGTCTATGGATGGTGATCCACCGGCTGCCATGCGGTATACTGAGGCACGCTTATCTGAAATTTCGACCTATTTATTACAAGATATCGATAAAAATACAGTCCCATTCGCCTGGAATTTTGATGATACAGAAAAAGAACCGACTGTTTTACCAGCAAGTTTTCCAAATCTATTGGTCAATGGCTCTACTGGTATTTCAGCGGGTTATGCGACTGATATCCCCACACATAATTTAGGGGAAGTGATCGATGCAACGGTTTATATGATTGACCATCCAGCAGCGACAGTCGATAAATTAATGGACTTCTTACCTGGACCCGATTTCCCAACTGGTGCAATCATCCAAGGGAAATCTGAGATCAAAAGAGCTTATGAAACTGGTAAAGGAAAGGTTGTTGTCCGTTCGAAGACAGCAATCGAGGAACTTAAAGGTGGCAAAAAAGAGATTGTTGTCACTGAAATTCCCTATGAGTTAAATAAGGCGACATTAGTTAAAAAAATAGATGATGTTCGCGTGAATGCAAAAGTAGCTGGTATCGCAGAAGTGCGTGATGAATCTGACCGTGATGGCCTGCGCATCGCAATTGAACTCAAAAAAGATGCTGATGCTGAGTTGATCTTGAACTACCTTTTAAAATATACAGACTTACAAGTCAACTATAATTTTAATATGGTGGCAATCGACCATGCGACACCGCAACAGGTCGGCATTATCCCAATTCTATCTAGCTATATCCAACATAAAAGAGAAATCATCAGATCACGATCGCTATTTGATCGTGAAAAAGCTGAGAAACGTTTACATATCGTCGAGGGCTTGATTCGCGTACTGAGTATTTTGGATGAAGTCATCGCCCTTATTCGTGCCAGTGATAATAAAGCTGATGCCAGAGAAAATCTGATGGCATCTTACGACTTCAGTGAAGCGCAAGCAGAAGCTATCGTTACCTTGCAGCTTTATCGCTTAACCAATACAGATGTTGTCACTTTACAAAGTGAAGAAGCTGAGCTTAAAGAGCGGATATTGACCTTGTCTGCCATCATTAATGATGAAAAAACGATGTTTAATGTCATGAAACGTGAATTGCGTGAAGTGAAAAAGAAATTTGATCAACCGCGCAAAAGTGTCTTAGTAGATGAGGTTGTGACGATAGAAGTCGAAGCAGCATCACTCATCGTTAAAGAAGAAACCATCGTCAGTGTGACACGTTCAGGTTATGTGAAACGGACGACGCCAAGAAGTTTTGGTGCCTCTAAATTAACTGAGATTGGTAAACGCGAAGATGATGTCTTGCTGTTTCATCAACCTGCCTTAACAACCCAGCATCTACTCATGTTTACGACACTAGGTAACGTGATTTATCGCCCGATTCATGAACTAGATGATGTCAAATGGAAAGATATTGGAACGCATTGTTCCTCTTTAGTTAATAACTTTTCTCAAGATGAAGCCATTTTATTTGCTTATATTTTAGATGATTTTGAGACAGTTACGAGTCAGTTACTAATCACGACCAAGTTTGGCTTGATTAAGCAAGTGCAACTGTCTGACTTTAGACCATGGCGAACGTATCGATCGAAATCGCTCCAATTTGCCAAATTTAAACAGGCAGATGATGTCGTCATTGGGCTAGAGTTTGCTCAAAACTTGGATATCATGCTTGTGACTTATAATGGCTATGCACTTAGGTTCCCATCAACAGATGTACCTCTTGTCGGCCCTAAAGCAGCAGGTGTTAAAGCAATGAATTTGAAGGATGCTGATTTTATCGTTGCGAGTTATTTTGTCAGTACTGACTCCTTCTATGTTTTAACACAACGCGGCGCCCTAAAACGTGTTAAATTTAATGATCTACCAGCTAAAAGTCGTGCAGGTCGTGGTTTGCAAATCCTACGTGAACTCAAGAAAGCGCCGCACAAGGTCGTAAGTTCAGGCACCATCAAAAATAGTTACGGTGGTGACCTATTTGCGGAAGCCGATCAGGAAATGCAAGTCTTACAAGTTATCTCTAACACGGATACCTTATTTGAAATTAACTTACCAGATTTGAATATCCTAGAACGTACGTCAAATGGCTCATTTATCTTTGATGAGGCAAAAGAACTTGGCGTTAAGTCGTCTAAGATCAAATAG
- the parE gene encoding DNA topoisomerase IV subunit B, with product MSKGKSKLTIDINNYNDDAIQVLEGLDAVRKRPGMYIGSTDGIGLHHLVWEIVDNAVDEALSGFGDQINVTIHEDGSLTVSDSGRGMPVGTHATGIPTVEVIFTVLHAGGKFGQGGYKTSGGLHGVGSSVVNALSSYLEVEIIRDGLVYRQRFENGGKPATTLEKVGKAPKSKTGTKVHFMPDPIIFSTTDFKYATIFDRLNESAFLLPNVTMVLTDERHEVDGQPETASFHYENGVQDFVGYLNEDKDTLTPVMYFAGEAESFQVEVAIQYNDGYSDNILSFVNNVKTKDGGTHEAGLKQAITKSMNEYARKSGLLKEKDKNLEGSDYREGLTAILSVLVPEEHLQFEGQTKDKLGSPKARPIVDSIVSDKLAYFLMENAELSQNLIRKAIKARDAREAARKARDDARTGKKGKKDKGLLSGKLTPAQGKNPAKNEIYLVEGDSAGGSAKQGRDRKFQAILPLRGKVINTEKAKMADILKNEEINTMIYTIGAGVGADFDVSDINYDKVIIMTDADTDGAHIQTLLLTFFYRYMKPLVEGGHVYIALPPLYKMSQGKGKSEKIEYAWTDGELTDIRKRFSKGAILQRYKGLGEMNADQLWETTMNPETRTLIQVTLDDVAQAEKRVSVLMGDKVEPRRKWIENNVEFTLEEKSEVMQ from the coding sequence ATTTCCAAAGGAAAAAGTAAATTGACAATAGATATTAATAATTATAACGATGATGCCATTCAGGTCTTAGAAGGTCTAGATGCTGTAAGAAAAAGACCAGGGATGTACATTGGGTCTACTGATGGCATCGGTCTTCACCATCTTGTCTGGGAGATTGTCGACAATGCAGTAGATGAAGCTTTATCTGGCTTTGGTGATCAAATTAATGTGACGATTCATGAAGATGGCTCACTTACCGTATCAGATAGTGGTCGTGGTATGCCAGTTGGGACACATGCGACGGGTATTCCAACAGTAGAAGTGATTTTTACTGTCTTGCATGCGGGTGGTAAGTTTGGTCAAGGCGGCTATAAAACATCTGGTGGTCTTCATGGCGTTGGTTCCTCAGTCGTTAATGCCCTGTCTAGTTATCTGGAAGTTGAAATCATTCGAGATGGTCTTGTTTATAGACAACGCTTCGAAAATGGTGGCAAACCTGCGACAACACTGGAAAAGGTTGGTAAAGCACCTAAATCGAAAACAGGCACAAAAGTACATTTTATGCCAGATCCTATAATTTTTTCGACCACTGATTTTAAATATGCCACTATCTTTGATCGCCTAAACGAATCAGCATTCCTCCTACCTAATGTGACCATGGTCTTAACAGATGAACGCCATGAAGTAGATGGACAACCTGAAACAGCAAGTTTCCACTATGAAAATGGTGTACAGGATTTTGTCGGTTATCTAAATGAAGACAAGGACACGCTAACGCCTGTCATGTATTTTGCAGGTGAAGCAGAGAGTTTCCAAGTAGAAGTCGCCATTCAATATAATGATGGTTACTCTGATAATATTTTAAGTTTTGTTAATAACGTCAAGACAAAAGATGGTGGGACGCATGAAGCAGGACTCAAACAAGCCATTACCAAATCGATGAATGAATATGCTCGTAAATCAGGATTACTCAAAGAAAAAGATAAAAATCTAGAAGGGTCTGATTACCGTGAAGGATTGACAGCTATCTTGTCTGTCCTGGTACCAGAAGAACATCTACAGTTTGAAGGGCAAACAAAAGATAAATTGGGTAGTCCCAAAGCACGTCCTATCGTAGATAGTATCGTCAGTGACAAGCTGGCTTATTTCTTGATGGAAAATGCTGAACTATCACAAAACTTGATTCGTAAAGCGATTAAAGCACGTGATGCACGTGAAGCAGCTCGAAAAGCGCGTGATGATGCAAGAACGGGTAAAAAAGGTAAGAAAGATAAGGGTCTGTTATCAGGGAAATTAACACCAGCCCAAGGTAAAAACCCTGCTAAAAACGAAATCTACCTTGTCGAAGGAGATTCTGCCGGTGGCTCTGCAAAACAAGGGAGAGATCGAAAGTTTCAAGCGATTTTGCCACTTCGAGGTAAGGTCATCAATACTGAGAAAGCCAAGATGGCAGATATTCTCAAAAATGAAGAAATTAACACCATGATTTATACCATAGGTGCGGGCGTTGGCGCTGATTTTGATGTGTCTGATATCAACTATGACAAAGTCATCATTATGACCGATGCCGATACAGATGGGGCGCATATCCAAACCCTGCTATTAACCTTCTTTTATCGCTATATGAAGCCTTTAGTCGAAGGTGGGCATGTCTATATCGCTTTACCTCCACTTTATAAAATGAGCCAGGGTAAAGGGAAATCAGAAAAAATCGAATACGCATGGACTGATGGCGAATTAACTGATATTCGCAAGCGTTTTTCTAAAGGTGCTATCTTACAGCGTTATAAAGGGCTGGGTGAGATGAATGCCGATCAACTTTGGGAAACAACCATGAATCCTGAGACTAGAACCTTAATCCAGGTCACGCTAGATGATGTGGCGCAAGCCGAAAAACGTGTCTCAGTACTCATGGGAGACAAAGTAGAACCACGTCGTAAATGGATCGAAAATAACGTAGAATTTACGCTTGAAGAGAAAAGTGAAGTGATGCAATAA
- a CDS encoding DNA repair protein, whose amino-acid sequence MNQKELKKLRRSDLFKLLVEQANKIEQQQSEIDALEMQLQDRKLTIENAGSIAEASLALNKVFETAQLAADLYIENIKQVAHDVTADEDNASR is encoded by the coding sequence ATGAATCAAAAGGAATTAAAAAAACTTCGCCGTTCGGATCTGTTTAAGCTATTAGTTGAACAAGCCAATAAAATTGAGCAACAGCAATCTGAGATTGATGCATTAGAAATGCAGTTACAAGACCGAAAATTAACAATTGAAAATGCTGGCTCAATTGCGGAAGCTTCCCTTGCTTTAAATAAAGTTTTCGAAACAGCTCAGCTTGCTGCAGATCTTTATATTGAAAATATAAAACAGGTTGCACATGATGTGACTGCTGATGAGGATAATGCTAGTAGATGA